TCACCGCAGCTTCTTGCACGGCTTTAAACATGCCCGAGTCCATATTGCTCTTAAACTTCAACACGGCGTTGATGTATTCGGCATTGCCGGCAAGGCAGCCCACTCGCCAACCCGCCATATTGTAACACTTGCTCAGGGAGCTTAGTTCCAAGGCGTGTTTCATCGCTCCTTCCACTTCGAGGATGCTCAGCGGCTTCTCGTTCAGGATGAAGGCATATGGATTGTCGTGGCAGATCAGTATGTCGTGCGCTTTCGCGAAAGCGATCAAATCCGCAAAGAAATCGAGATCGGCTTGCGCTCCCGTGGGCATATTGGGATAATTGATCCACATGATCTTCACGGCACTCAGGTCGCGCCGGGCCAATGCCTTCAGGTCGGGGCGCCAGTTCAAGTCTTGTTCGAGCGGATAGTAAACCGATTCGGCTCCTGCCAATTTCGTGGCCGAGGCGTAAGCGGGATAACCCGGATCGGGCACCAATGCCTGATCGCCGGGGCCCAGGAAGGTCATGGCGATGTGCATGATTCCCTCTTTGGAACCGATCAGCGGAAGGATCTCCGTCTCGGGATTCACCTTTGCACGAAAGTGCTCGCGGTACCAATCGGCAAAGGCCACGCGCAAGGCGGGCAGCGAGCGGTACGACTGATACATATTGGCTTCGGGCTCGTGCACGGCTTCCTTCAATCGCTCGATCACGGCGGCGGGAGGCAGCATATCGGGACTCCCGATTCCCAAGTTGATGACTTGGTCGCCCGCCTCGTTCATTCGGCGAATCTGAGCGAGCTTATCGGCAAAGTAGTAGGTGCCGATTCCATCCAAACGTTTGGCTGTTTCAATCATCGATCTCGGCTTTTTTATAAGTTCCCAAAACTTCCAGCGACTCGGTGCATTCCTTCAAATCGTCCATGCAGGCTTCAAATTCGCCCAAGTTGTCAAATTCCAAATCGAGGTGGAAGTAGTAGCGGTTCAGCTCTCCCAATACGGGGTACGACTGCAGCTTGCTCAGGTTGATGTCGTGGCGGCTTATGGCCTCCAGCACCTTGAGCAGTTTCCCGCGGCCGTCCACCACCGTGAGGTAGATCGAGGCTTTATTGACCTGCACGGGCGGCACGGGTTTCCCCTTGGCTTGCACGATAAAGAAGCGGGTATAATTGACTTTCGACGTCTCGATACCCTCGGCCAGTATTTCCAGACCGTAGAGTTCTGCAGCTCGCCTTCCGGCAATGGCGGCAATGCCCGTAGTCCGGTTCTCGGCGATGCGTTTGGCGCTCAAAGCCGTATCCTCCGATTCGACCATCTTCATGGGCTTGTCGCGGAGGTACACCAGGCATTGGTTCAAAGCCATGGGGTGGGAAACCACTTCCTTGATCTGCTCCATGTTTTGCCCGGGCAAAGCCATAAGGTTGTGCCTGATGCGCAGGTACACCTCTCCCACTATCCTGAAACCGTGCTCGCGCAAGATGCGGTAATTCTGCAACAGACTGCCCGCAATGGAGTTTTCGATGGCCATAATGGCGATGTGGTCGCTCGGGTGCTTGTCCAACTGAGCGGCAAGAATCGGGAAAGACTCGGCGGGAACGAACGCATGTCCGTTTTGGCCAAAGTACTTCAGCGCCGCCTCCTCGTGGAAGCAACCCAACTCTCCTTGTATGATGATTTTATCTCGCATAAAAAAAGAGTCCCTGTTTGTAAGGACTCCCGTATTTTTAATCAGTTGAATGATTCAAATAGCAGCCCCGTTCTATTGACTAAAATAGAAGCAGAAACGGCTATAAAAATTCGTTGGTTTACTCATGTTTTGTTTTGACAAGTGGATAAATGTAAATGATCCAAAAGGGATAACCAAGACTTTATCTGCAGAATTAATGAAGTAAGTGTCAAAAAGACGCAACGGGGTATTGATTTGTGGAAAATCACTTAAATCGGATAGAGACCACTTTGACCAACTCATTCTTTGGCTAACTTCATGGAAGTAAAAACAGAAATGGCTAACTTGCAACAGAGGTGAGACCTTATCCGAGACTCATAGAACCAAAGAACATTTGTTATTCTCAAGCACTAATTCCTCTGATACAATTTCGACCAATGCAGACAAGACTTATTTCTACCTTTTTGGCGTGGGTCATTGCTATAGCGGGGTTTTCGCAAAACTTGGTGCCGAATGGTAGCTTTGAGGAGGGCACTAACTGTCCTTCCTTTATCGGGAATTTCGATGAAGAATGT
This genomic window from Cryomorphaceae bacterium 1068 contains:
- a CDS encoding aminotransferase class I/II-fold pyridoxal phosphate-dependent enzyme: MIETAKRLDGIGTYYFADKLAQIRRMNEAGDQVINLGIGSPDMLPPAAVIERLKEAVHEPEANMYQSYRSLPALRVAFADWYREHFRAKVNPETEILPLIGSKEGIMHIAMTFLGPGDQALVPDPGYPAYASATKLAGAESVYYPLEQDLNWRPDLKALARRDLSAVKIMWINYPNMPTGAQADLDFFADLIAFAKAHDILICHDNPYAFILNEKPLSILEVEGAMKHALELSSLSKCYNMAGWRVGCLAGNAEYINAVLKFKSNMDSGMFKAVQEAAVIALQQGEDWFAALNEEYAKRKEWAQKIMVLLGCEYEADTAGLFVWAEIPSFKASAEAYSEEVLAQAKVFITPGMIFGENGTKHLRISLCGDLELFKEAHRRVLAAIETNKIQLT
- a CDS encoding prephenate dehydratase; this encodes MRDKIIIQGELGCFHEEAALKYFGQNGHAFVPAESFPILAAQLDKHPSDHIAIMAIENSIAGSLLQNYRILREHGFRIVGEVYLRIRHNLMALPGQNMEQIKEVVSHPMALNQCLVYLRDKPMKMVESEDTALSAKRIAENRTTGIAAIAGRRAAELYGLEILAEGIETSKVNYTRFFIVQAKGKPVPPVQVNKASIYLTVVDGRGKLLKVLEAISRHDINLSKLQSYPVLGELNRYYFHLDLEFDNLGEFEACMDDLKECTESLEVLGTYKKAEIDD